One window of Penaeus chinensis breed Huanghai No. 1 chromosome 34, ASM1920278v2, whole genome shotgun sequence genomic DNA carries:
- the LOC125043524 gene encoding serine/threonine-protein kinase OSR1-like isoform X4, with the protein MYLQAERVDSMAGKITPGLMPPGSPGTYRKKSASVELPAALQQLPRPHRGSVCGDAKMAEDKPWPNTKDDYELREVIGVGATAVVHSALCIPRNEKCAIKRINLEKWNTSMDELLKEIQAMSLCHHENVVTYYTSFVVKEELWLVLKLLGGGSLLDIIKHRMKTSDCKHGVFDEVVIATALREVLKGLEYFHNNGQIHRDIKAGNILLGEDGVVQIADFGVSAWLSTGGDLSRQKSRHTFVGTPCWMAPEVMEQVSGYDFKADIWSFGITAIEMVTGTAPYHKYPPMKVLMLTLQNDPPTLETGAEEKDQYKGYGKTIRRMITECLQKDPTKRPTAQELIKHPFFKKAKDKKFLQQVLLQGGPSIEERVAKEEPNLRRRQIRGRQPGTSGRLHRTQSGDWVWSSDEEEGEKDGDEPDKVSVSSAESGGEKQTQQQTSGQPEQTPPQSQPAAQEPSQTQPSPATNTPQPEQPQVPQQQQQQPQPQQPAVSPQPPPQQATQIQYAPQVVPQFQPGMDGTTAPGAYNASFQPQQPVPPIQPQMPQQQIPPLYPMEHVPAASVGMMPQQVQNMMSVSGMGAQPMMTSPMPVPVSMPAVAAIPQVVNQGVPQVVPQVVPMAGIPAVMPAVADGVGGFIAPVQQENEPINLVLRVRNQKRELNDIRFEFTVGRDTSEGVASELVAAGLVDGRDLVVIAANLDKITQHPEMGQNLTFRLSSECEANEVPDDKALIGFAQLTISD; encoded by the exons GAAGATCACCCCGGGTCTGATGCCCCCCGGCTCCCCCGGGACGTACCGCAAGAAGTCGGCGTCCGTGGAGCTGCCCGCCGCGCTGCAGCAGCTGCCGCGGCCGCACCGAGGCAGCGTTTGCGGCGACGCCAAGATGGCCGAAGACAAGCCCTGGCCCAACACCAAGGACGACTACGAGCTCAGGGAAGTCATAG GTGTTGGAGCCACAGCTGTTGTACACTCAGCGCTATGTATTCCACGCAACGAAAAATGTGCCATCAAGCGAATAAACTTAGAGAAATGGAATACGAGCATGGATGAGCTGCTG AAAGAAATTCAGGCCATGTCCTTGTGTCACCATGAGAATGTGGTAACCTACTACACATCCTTTGTTGTAAAAGAAGAACTATGGCTTGTCCTCAAATTATTAGGTGGAGGATCACTACTTGATATAATTAAGCACAG AATGAAAACCTCTGACTGTAAACATGGGGTGTTCGATGAGGTAGTGATCGCCACAGCATTACGAGAGGTGCTTAAGGGACTAGAATATTTCCATAATAATGGCCAAATACACAG AGACATAAAAGCAGGAAACATCTTGCTAGGTGAAGATGGTGTCGTCCAGATTGCAGACTTCGGAGTCAGTGCTTGGCTCTCAACAGGAGGGGATCTCTCTCGGCAAAAGTCCCGTCACACTTTTGTGGGAACTCCTTGCTGGATGGCACCTGAAGTTATGGAGCAA GTATCTGGATATGACTTTAAGGCGGACATTTGGTCCTTCGGTATCACAGCAATAGAGATGGTGACAGGAACAGCACCGTACCATAAATACCCACCCATGAAGGTCCTTATGCTGACGCTGCAGAACGATCCACCCACGCTTGAAACGGGGGCTGAGGAGAAG GATCAGTATAAGGGCTATGGAAAGACAATCCGAAGGATGATCACGGAGTGCTTGCAGAAGGACCCAACCAAGCGCCCAACAGCCCAAGAACTCATCAAACATCCTTTCTTCAAAAAGGCCAAAGACAAGAAGTTCCTTCAGCAGGTGCTGCTGCAGGGAGGGCCGTCCATAGAGGAGAGAGTGGCCAAG GAGGAACCCAATTTAAGACGGAGG CAAATCCGTGGGCGCCAACCAGGAACATCAGGCCGCCTCCATCGCACCCAGAGTGGGGACTGGGTTTGGTCCagcgacgaggaggaaggggagaaggacggCGATGAG CCAGATAAGGTGTCTGTAAGCAGTGCAGAGAGTGGTGGAGAAAAACAGACTCAGCAGCAAACTTCAGGCCAGCCAGAGCAGACACCGCCACAGTCACAGCCAGCAGCTCAGGAGCCTTCTCAGACACAGCCAAGTCCTGCAACCAATACTCCTCAACCAGAACAGCCCCAAGttcctcagcagcagcagcagcagccacagCCACAGCAGCCTGCAGTGTCCCCACAACCTCCCCCTCAGCAAGCAACACAGATACAGTATGCACCCCAAGTTGTCCCACAGTTCCAGCCAGGCATGGATGGAACCACTGCTCCTGGTGCCTACAATGCCTCATTCCAGCCACAGCAGCCAGTGCCGCCAATACAGCCGCAGATGCCACAACAACAAATACCTCCTTTGTATCCCATGGAACATGTTCCTGCAGCATCCGTGGGAATGATGCCTCAACAG GTACAGAACATGATGTCAGTGTCAGGAATGGGTGCCCAGCCCATGATGACCTCCCCTATGCCTGTACCTGTCTCCATGCCTGCGGTTGCAGCCATTCCTCAGGTGGTTAACCAGGGTGTGCCCCAGGTAGTGCCACAAGTAGTACCTATGGCAGGAATACCCGCAGTTATGCCTGCCGTGGCTGATGGTGTGGGTGGCTTCATAGCTCCCGTCCAGCAGGAAAACGAACCTATCAACTTGGTGCTGAGGGTCAG GAACCAAAAGAGAGAACTGAATGACATTCGATTCGAGTTCACCGTTGGTCGAGACACTTCGGAAGGGGTTGCCTCAGAGCTGGTAGCAGCCGGTCTAGTCGACGGCCGGGACTTGGTCGTTATCGCTGCAAACCTAGACAAAATTACTCAACATCCAGAAATGGGTCAAAACCTCACCTTTAGATTG AGTTCAGAATGTGAAGCCAATGAAGTCCCTGACGATAAGGCATTAATAGGCTTTGCTCAGTTAACAATTTCTGACTGA
- the LOC125043524 gene encoding serine/threonine-protein kinase OSR1-like isoform X1: MDVRIARKTHNAGEKYKKNILLPSSSEMSYLFETLRKPKKTNYHFIKDLKITPGLMPPGSPGTYRKKSASVELPAALQQLPRPHRGSVCGDAKMAEDKPWPNTKDDYELREVIGVGATAVVHSALCIPRNEKCAIKRINLEKWNTSMDELLKEIQAMSLCHHENVVTYYTSFVVKEELWLVLKLLGGGSLLDIIKHRMKTSDCKHGVFDEVVIATALREVLKGLEYFHNNGQIHRDIKAGNILLGEDGVVQIADFGVSAWLSTGGDLSRQKSRHTFVGTPCWMAPEVMEQVSGYDFKADIWSFGITAIEMVTGTAPYHKYPPMKVLMLTLQNDPPTLETGAEEKDQYKGYGKTIRRMITECLQKDPTKRPTAQELIKHPFFKKAKDKKFLQQVLLQGGPSIEERVAKEEPNLRRRQIRGRQPGTSGRLHRTQSGDWVWSSDEEEGEKDGDEPDKVSVSSAESGGEKQTQQQTSGQPEQTPPQSQPAAQEPSQTQPSPATNTPQPEQPQVPQQQQQQPQPQQPAVSPQPPPQQATQIQYAPQVVPQFQPGMDGTTAPGAYNASFQPQQPVPPIQPQMPQQQIPPLYPMEHVPAASVGMMPQQVQNMMSVSGMGAQPMMTSPMPVPVSMPAVAAIPQVVNQGVPQVVPQVVPMAGIPAVMPAVADGVGGFIAPVQQENEPINLVLRVRNQKRELNDIRFEFTVGRDTSEGVASELVAAGLVDGRDLVVIAANLDKITQHPEMGQNLTFRLSSECEANEVPDDKALIGFAQLTISD; encoded by the exons GAAGATCACCCCGGGTCTGATGCCCCCCGGCTCCCCCGGGACGTACCGCAAGAAGTCGGCGTCCGTGGAGCTGCCCGCCGCGCTGCAGCAGCTGCCGCGGCCGCACCGAGGCAGCGTTTGCGGCGACGCCAAGATGGCCGAAGACAAGCCCTGGCCCAACACCAAGGACGACTACGAGCTCAGGGAAGTCATAG GTGTTGGAGCCACAGCTGTTGTACACTCAGCGCTATGTATTCCACGCAACGAAAAATGTGCCATCAAGCGAATAAACTTAGAGAAATGGAATACGAGCATGGATGAGCTGCTG AAAGAAATTCAGGCCATGTCCTTGTGTCACCATGAGAATGTGGTAACCTACTACACATCCTTTGTTGTAAAAGAAGAACTATGGCTTGTCCTCAAATTATTAGGTGGAGGATCACTACTTGATATAATTAAGCACAG AATGAAAACCTCTGACTGTAAACATGGGGTGTTCGATGAGGTAGTGATCGCCACAGCATTACGAGAGGTGCTTAAGGGACTAGAATATTTCCATAATAATGGCCAAATACACAG AGACATAAAAGCAGGAAACATCTTGCTAGGTGAAGATGGTGTCGTCCAGATTGCAGACTTCGGAGTCAGTGCTTGGCTCTCAACAGGAGGGGATCTCTCTCGGCAAAAGTCCCGTCACACTTTTGTGGGAACTCCTTGCTGGATGGCACCTGAAGTTATGGAGCAA GTATCTGGATATGACTTTAAGGCGGACATTTGGTCCTTCGGTATCACAGCAATAGAGATGGTGACAGGAACAGCACCGTACCATAAATACCCACCCATGAAGGTCCTTATGCTGACGCTGCAGAACGATCCACCCACGCTTGAAACGGGGGCTGAGGAGAAG GATCAGTATAAGGGCTATGGAAAGACAATCCGAAGGATGATCACGGAGTGCTTGCAGAAGGACCCAACCAAGCGCCCAACAGCCCAAGAACTCATCAAACATCCTTTCTTCAAAAAGGCCAAAGACAAGAAGTTCCTTCAGCAGGTGCTGCTGCAGGGAGGGCCGTCCATAGAGGAGAGAGTGGCCAAG GAGGAACCCAATTTAAGACGGAGG CAAATCCGTGGGCGCCAACCAGGAACATCAGGCCGCCTCCATCGCACCCAGAGTGGGGACTGGGTTTGGTCCagcgacgaggaggaaggggagaaggacggCGATGAG CCAGATAAGGTGTCTGTAAGCAGTGCAGAGAGTGGTGGAGAAAAACAGACTCAGCAGCAAACTTCAGGCCAGCCAGAGCAGACACCGCCACAGTCACAGCCAGCAGCTCAGGAGCCTTCTCAGACACAGCCAAGTCCTGCAACCAATACTCCTCAACCAGAACAGCCCCAAGttcctcagcagcagcagcagcagccacagCCACAGCAGCCTGCAGTGTCCCCACAACCTCCCCCTCAGCAAGCAACACAGATACAGTATGCACCCCAAGTTGTCCCACAGTTCCAGCCAGGCATGGATGGAACCACTGCTCCTGGTGCCTACAATGCCTCATTCCAGCCACAGCAGCCAGTGCCGCCAATACAGCCGCAGATGCCACAACAACAAATACCTCCTTTGTATCCCATGGAACATGTTCCTGCAGCATCCGTGGGAATGATGCCTCAACAG GTACAGAACATGATGTCAGTGTCAGGAATGGGTGCCCAGCCCATGATGACCTCCCCTATGCCTGTACCTGTCTCCATGCCTGCGGTTGCAGCCATTCCTCAGGTGGTTAACCAGGGTGTGCCCCAGGTAGTGCCACAAGTAGTACCTATGGCAGGAATACCCGCAGTTATGCCTGCCGTGGCTGATGGTGTGGGTGGCTTCATAGCTCCCGTCCAGCAGGAAAACGAACCTATCAACTTGGTGCTGAGGGTCAG GAACCAAAAGAGAGAACTGAATGACATTCGATTCGAGTTCACCGTTGGTCGAGACACTTCGGAAGGGGTTGCCTCAGAGCTGGTAGCAGCCGGTCTAGTCGACGGCCGGGACTTGGTCGTTATCGCTGCAAACCTAGACAAAATTACTCAACATCCAGAAATGGGTCAAAACCTCACCTTTAGATTG AGTTCAGAATGTGAAGCCAATGAAGTCCCTGACGATAAGGCATTAATAGGCTTTGCTCAGTTAACAATTTCTGACTGA
- the LOC125043524 gene encoding serine/threonine-protein kinase OSR1-like isoform X3, protein MDVRIARKTHNAGEKYKKNILLPSSSEMSYLFETLRKPKKTNYHFIKDLKITPGLMPPGSPGTYRKKSASVELPAALQQLPRPHRGSVCGDAKMAEDKPWPNTKDDYELREVIGVGATAVVHSALCIPRNEKCAIKRINLEKWNTSMDELLKEIQAMSLCHHENVVTYYTSFVVKEELWLVLKLLGGGSLLDIIKHRMKTSDCKHGVFDEVVIATALREVLKGLEYFHNNGQIHRDIKAGNILLGEDGVVQIADFGVSAWLSTGGDLSRQKSRHTFVGTPCWMAPEVMEQVSGYDFKADIWSFGITAIEMVTGTAPYHKYPPMKVLMLTLQNDPPTLETGAEEKDQYKGYGKTIRRMITECLQKDPTKRPTAQELIKHPFFKKAKDKKFLQQVLLQGGPSIEERVAKQIRGRQPGTSGRLHRTQSGDWVWSSDEEEGEKDGDEPDKVSVSSAESGGEKQTQQQTSGQPEQTPPQSQPAAQEPSQTQPSPATNTPQPEQPQVPQQQQQQPQPQQPAVSPQPPPQQATQIQYAPQVVPQFQPGMDGTTAPGAYNASFQPQQPVPPIQPQMPQQQIPPLYPMEHVPAASVGMMPQQVQNMMSVSGMGAQPMMTSPMPVPVSMPAVAAIPQVVNQGVPQVVPQVVPMAGIPAVMPAVADGVGGFIAPVQQENEPINLVLRVRNQKRELNDIRFEFTVGRDTSEGVASELVAAGLVDGRDLVVIAANLDKITQHPEMGQNLTFRLSSECEANEVPDDKALIGFAQLTISD, encoded by the exons GAAGATCACCCCGGGTCTGATGCCCCCCGGCTCCCCCGGGACGTACCGCAAGAAGTCGGCGTCCGTGGAGCTGCCCGCCGCGCTGCAGCAGCTGCCGCGGCCGCACCGAGGCAGCGTTTGCGGCGACGCCAAGATGGCCGAAGACAAGCCCTGGCCCAACACCAAGGACGACTACGAGCTCAGGGAAGTCATAG GTGTTGGAGCCACAGCTGTTGTACACTCAGCGCTATGTATTCCACGCAACGAAAAATGTGCCATCAAGCGAATAAACTTAGAGAAATGGAATACGAGCATGGATGAGCTGCTG AAAGAAATTCAGGCCATGTCCTTGTGTCACCATGAGAATGTGGTAACCTACTACACATCCTTTGTTGTAAAAGAAGAACTATGGCTTGTCCTCAAATTATTAGGTGGAGGATCACTACTTGATATAATTAAGCACAG AATGAAAACCTCTGACTGTAAACATGGGGTGTTCGATGAGGTAGTGATCGCCACAGCATTACGAGAGGTGCTTAAGGGACTAGAATATTTCCATAATAATGGCCAAATACACAG AGACATAAAAGCAGGAAACATCTTGCTAGGTGAAGATGGTGTCGTCCAGATTGCAGACTTCGGAGTCAGTGCTTGGCTCTCAACAGGAGGGGATCTCTCTCGGCAAAAGTCCCGTCACACTTTTGTGGGAACTCCTTGCTGGATGGCACCTGAAGTTATGGAGCAA GTATCTGGATATGACTTTAAGGCGGACATTTGGTCCTTCGGTATCACAGCAATAGAGATGGTGACAGGAACAGCACCGTACCATAAATACCCACCCATGAAGGTCCTTATGCTGACGCTGCAGAACGATCCACCCACGCTTGAAACGGGGGCTGAGGAGAAG GATCAGTATAAGGGCTATGGAAAGACAATCCGAAGGATGATCACGGAGTGCTTGCAGAAGGACCCAACCAAGCGCCCAACAGCCCAAGAACTCATCAAACATCCTTTCTTCAAAAAGGCCAAAGACAAGAAGTTCCTTCAGCAGGTGCTGCTGCAGGGAGGGCCGTCCATAGAGGAGAGAGTGGCCAAG CAAATCCGTGGGCGCCAACCAGGAACATCAGGCCGCCTCCATCGCACCCAGAGTGGGGACTGGGTTTGGTCCagcgacgaggaggaaggggagaaggacggCGATGAG CCAGATAAGGTGTCTGTAAGCAGTGCAGAGAGTGGTGGAGAAAAACAGACTCAGCAGCAAACTTCAGGCCAGCCAGAGCAGACACCGCCACAGTCACAGCCAGCAGCTCAGGAGCCTTCTCAGACACAGCCAAGTCCTGCAACCAATACTCCTCAACCAGAACAGCCCCAAGttcctcagcagcagcagcagcagccacagCCACAGCAGCCTGCAGTGTCCCCACAACCTCCCCCTCAGCAAGCAACACAGATACAGTATGCACCCCAAGTTGTCCCACAGTTCCAGCCAGGCATGGATGGAACCACTGCTCCTGGTGCCTACAATGCCTCATTCCAGCCACAGCAGCCAGTGCCGCCAATACAGCCGCAGATGCCACAACAACAAATACCTCCTTTGTATCCCATGGAACATGTTCCTGCAGCATCCGTGGGAATGATGCCTCAACAG GTACAGAACATGATGTCAGTGTCAGGAATGGGTGCCCAGCCCATGATGACCTCCCCTATGCCTGTACCTGTCTCCATGCCTGCGGTTGCAGCCATTCCTCAGGTGGTTAACCAGGGTGTGCCCCAGGTAGTGCCACAAGTAGTACCTATGGCAGGAATACCCGCAGTTATGCCTGCCGTGGCTGATGGTGTGGGTGGCTTCATAGCTCCCGTCCAGCAGGAAAACGAACCTATCAACTTGGTGCTGAGGGTCAG GAACCAAAAGAGAGAACTGAATGACATTCGATTCGAGTTCACCGTTGGTCGAGACACTTCGGAAGGGGTTGCCTCAGAGCTGGTAGCAGCCGGTCTAGTCGACGGCCGGGACTTGGTCGTTATCGCTGCAAACCTAGACAAAATTACTCAACATCCAGAAATGGGTCAAAACCTCACCTTTAGATTG AGTTCAGAATGTGAAGCCAATGAAGTCCCTGACGATAAGGCATTAATAGGCTTTGCTCAGTTAACAATTTCTGACTGA
- the LOC125043524 gene encoding serine/threonine-protein kinase OSR1-like isoform X7 has product MKKITPGLMPPGSPGTYRKKSASVELPAALQQLPRPHRGSVCGDAKMAEDKPWPNTKDDYELREVIGVGATAVVHSALCIPRNEKCAIKRINLEKWNTSMDELLKEIQAMSLCHHENVVTYYTSFVVKEELWLVLKLLGGGSLLDIIKHRMKTSDCKHGVFDEVVIATALREVLKGLEYFHNNGQIHRDIKAGNILLGEDGVVQIADFGVSAWLSTGGDLSRQKSRHTFVGTPCWMAPEVMEQVSGYDFKADIWSFGITAIEMVTGTAPYHKYPPMKVLMLTLQNDPPTLETGAEEKDQYKGYGKTIRRMITECLQKDPTKRPTAQELIKHPFFKKAKDKKFLQQVLLQGGPSIEERVAKEEPNLRRRQIRGRQPGTSGRLHRTQSGDWVWSSDEEEGEKDGDEPDKVSVSSAESGGEKQTQQQTSGQPEQTPPQSQPAAQEPSQTQPSPATNTPQPEQPQVPQQQQQQPQPQQPAVSPQPPPQQATQIQYAPQVVPQFQPGMDGTTAPGAYNASFQPQQPVPPIQPQMPQQQIPPLYPMEHVPAASVGMMPQQVQNMMSVSGMGAQPMMTSPMPVPVSMPAVAAIPQVVNQGVPQVVPQVVPMAGIPAVMPAVADGVGGFIAPVQQENEPINLVLRVRNQKRELNDIRFEFTVGRDTSEGVASELVAAGLVDGRDLVVIAANLDKITQHPEMGQNLTFRLSSECEANEVPDDKALIGFAQLTISD; this is encoded by the exons GAAGATCACCCCGGGTCTGATGCCCCCCGGCTCCCCCGGGACGTACCGCAAGAAGTCGGCGTCCGTGGAGCTGCCCGCCGCGCTGCAGCAGCTGCCGCGGCCGCACCGAGGCAGCGTTTGCGGCGACGCCAAGATGGCCGAAGACAAGCCCTGGCCCAACACCAAGGACGACTACGAGCTCAGGGAAGTCATAG GTGTTGGAGCCACAGCTGTTGTACACTCAGCGCTATGTATTCCACGCAACGAAAAATGTGCCATCAAGCGAATAAACTTAGAGAAATGGAATACGAGCATGGATGAGCTGCTG AAAGAAATTCAGGCCATGTCCTTGTGTCACCATGAGAATGTGGTAACCTACTACACATCCTTTGTTGTAAAAGAAGAACTATGGCTTGTCCTCAAATTATTAGGTGGAGGATCACTACTTGATATAATTAAGCACAG AATGAAAACCTCTGACTGTAAACATGGGGTGTTCGATGAGGTAGTGATCGCCACAGCATTACGAGAGGTGCTTAAGGGACTAGAATATTTCCATAATAATGGCCAAATACACAG AGACATAAAAGCAGGAAACATCTTGCTAGGTGAAGATGGTGTCGTCCAGATTGCAGACTTCGGAGTCAGTGCTTGGCTCTCAACAGGAGGGGATCTCTCTCGGCAAAAGTCCCGTCACACTTTTGTGGGAACTCCTTGCTGGATGGCACCTGAAGTTATGGAGCAA GTATCTGGATATGACTTTAAGGCGGACATTTGGTCCTTCGGTATCACAGCAATAGAGATGGTGACAGGAACAGCACCGTACCATAAATACCCACCCATGAAGGTCCTTATGCTGACGCTGCAGAACGATCCACCCACGCTTGAAACGGGGGCTGAGGAGAAG GATCAGTATAAGGGCTATGGAAAGACAATCCGAAGGATGATCACGGAGTGCTTGCAGAAGGACCCAACCAAGCGCCCAACAGCCCAAGAACTCATCAAACATCCTTTCTTCAAAAAGGCCAAAGACAAGAAGTTCCTTCAGCAGGTGCTGCTGCAGGGAGGGCCGTCCATAGAGGAGAGAGTGGCCAAG GAGGAACCCAATTTAAGACGGAGG CAAATCCGTGGGCGCCAACCAGGAACATCAGGCCGCCTCCATCGCACCCAGAGTGGGGACTGGGTTTGGTCCagcgacgaggaggaaggggagaaggacggCGATGAG CCAGATAAGGTGTCTGTAAGCAGTGCAGAGAGTGGTGGAGAAAAACAGACTCAGCAGCAAACTTCAGGCCAGCCAGAGCAGACACCGCCACAGTCACAGCCAGCAGCTCAGGAGCCTTCTCAGACACAGCCAAGTCCTGCAACCAATACTCCTCAACCAGAACAGCCCCAAGttcctcagcagcagcagcagcagccacagCCACAGCAGCCTGCAGTGTCCCCACAACCTCCCCCTCAGCAAGCAACACAGATACAGTATGCACCCCAAGTTGTCCCACAGTTCCAGCCAGGCATGGATGGAACCACTGCTCCTGGTGCCTACAATGCCTCATTCCAGCCACAGCAGCCAGTGCCGCCAATACAGCCGCAGATGCCACAACAACAAATACCTCCTTTGTATCCCATGGAACATGTTCCTGCAGCATCCGTGGGAATGATGCCTCAACAG GTACAGAACATGATGTCAGTGTCAGGAATGGGTGCCCAGCCCATGATGACCTCCCCTATGCCTGTACCTGTCTCCATGCCTGCGGTTGCAGCCATTCCTCAGGTGGTTAACCAGGGTGTGCCCCAGGTAGTGCCACAAGTAGTACCTATGGCAGGAATACCCGCAGTTATGCCTGCCGTGGCTGATGGTGTGGGTGGCTTCATAGCTCCCGTCCAGCAGGAAAACGAACCTATCAACTTGGTGCTGAGGGTCAG GAACCAAAAGAGAGAACTGAATGACATTCGATTCGAGTTCACCGTTGGTCGAGACACTTCGGAAGGGGTTGCCTCAGAGCTGGTAGCAGCCGGTCTAGTCGACGGCCGGGACTTGGTCGTTATCGCTGCAAACCTAGACAAAATTACTCAACATCCAGAAATGGGTCAAAACCTCACCTTTAGATTG AGTTCAGAATGTGAAGCCAATGAAGTCCCTGACGATAAGGCATTAATAGGCTTTGCTCAGTTAACAATTTCTGACTGA